Proteins found in one Geomonas subterranea genomic segment:
- the pth gene encoding aminoacyl-tRNA hydrolase, whose product MAAKLIVGLGNPGPKYTWTRHNAGFMVLDRLASQSGIAVTRKAFSGLAGDGSWAGERVYLLKPQTFMNLSGRSVAEALRFYKLSLSDLIVIHDDLDIPFGKVRLKEGGGHGGHNGLRSLGQELGSNAFARVRVGIGRPLHGDVVNFVLTNFAKEEMNELLEVLDTSLDAMEMAIKEGMPKAMSIFNAK is encoded by the coding sequence ATGGCAGCAAAACTGATCGTAGGGCTCGGCAACCCCGGGCCCAAGTACACATGGACCCGCCACAACGCGGGTTTCATGGTTTTAGACCGCTTGGCAAGCCAGTCCGGCATCGCCGTCACCAGGAAGGCCTTTTCCGGCCTTGCCGGTGACGGCAGCTGGGCGGGCGAGCGCGTCTATCTCCTCAAGCCGCAGACCTTCATGAACCTGTCAGGACGCTCGGTGGCCGAGGCGCTCCGCTTCTACAAGCTGTCCCTGTCTGATCTCATCGTGATCCACGACGACCTCGATATCCCGTTTGGAAAGGTGCGACTCAAGGAAGGGGGCGGTCACGGAGGCCACAACGGCCTGCGTTCGCTCGGGCAGGAACTCGGCTCCAACGCCTTTGCCCGCGTGCGCGTCGGCATCGGCCGGCCGCTGCACGGCGACGTGGTGAACTTCGTCCTGACCAACTTCGCCAAAGAGGAGATGAACGAGCTGCTGGAAGTGCTGGATACCTCCCTGGACGCCATGGAAATGGCGATCAAGGAAGGGATGCCCAAGGCAATGAGCATCTTCAACGCGAAGTAA
- a CDS encoding 50S ribosomal protein L25, producing MSKQVLNVELREKTGKGICRRLRAAGRVPAVVYGKGIEPVCISLGLKELTEAIAGEGGRNHILTLQGVPALEGANVIVADLLRDSLKNHARHVDLHKINLADKVKVQVKLNLIGTPAGVKAGGFLDFAMHTVEVECLPVHIPAHINVDVVDLAIGHSIHVGDISAPVGTAILSDPKAPVVSILGRKAATEEEAAA from the coding sequence ATGAGTAAGCAGGTGCTGAACGTTGAACTGAGAGAAAAAACCGGTAAGGGTATCTGCCGTCGTCTGCGCGCCGCTGGCCGCGTCCCGGCCGTCGTGTACGGCAAGGGGATTGAGCCGGTCTGCATTTCCCTGGGCCTGAAGGAACTCACCGAAGCCATCGCCGGCGAAGGCGGCCGCAACCACATCCTGACCCTGCAGGGCGTACCCGCGCTGGAAGGCGCCAACGTCATCGTCGCCGACCTGCTGCGTGACTCCCTGAAGAACCACGCGCGTCACGTCGACCTGCACAAGATCAACCTCGCCGACAAGGTGAAGGTGCAGGTCAAGCTGAACCTGATCGGCACCCCCGCCGGCGTCAAGGCGGGCGGTTTCCTCGATTTCGCCATGCACACCGTCGAGGTCGAGTGCCTCCCGGTTCACATTCCGGCGCACATCAACGTCGACGTCGTCGACCTCGCTATCGGCCACTCCATCCACGTGGGCGACATCAGCGCCCCGGTGGGCACCGCCATCCTGAGCGACCCGAAGGCTCCGGTGGTCAGCATCCTCGGCCGCAAGGCTGCTACCGAGGAAGAGGCCGCCGCCTAG
- the tsf gene encoding translation elongation factor Ts, with the protein MSITAAQVNELRKVTGAGLMDCKKALTETNGDHEKAIDYLRTKGLAAASKKAGRAATEGLVGSYIHAGGKIGVLVEVNCETDFVAKNENFQAFVKDIAMHIAAASPLYVRREEVPEELIEREKAIYREKAKESGKPAAIIEKILEGQINKFFGDICLLEQAYVKDPDKTIQTVLNETIASIGENMSIRRFAKFVLGEGLAKKENDFAAEVAAAAGV; encoded by the coding sequence GTGAGCATTACAGCTGCACAGGTAAACGAACTCAGGAAAGTAACCGGCGCCGGCCTCATGGACTGCAAGAAGGCCCTGACCGAAACCAACGGCGATCACGAGAAGGCGATCGACTACCTGCGTACCAAGGGTCTGGCTGCCGCCTCCAAGAAGGCTGGCCGCGCCGCGACCGAGGGCCTGGTCGGTTCCTACATCCACGCCGGCGGCAAGATCGGCGTCCTGGTCGAGGTCAACTGTGAGACCGACTTCGTCGCCAAAAACGAGAACTTCCAGGCTTTCGTGAAGGACATCGCGATGCACATCGCCGCTGCCTCCCCGCTGTACGTACGTCGCGAGGAAGTGCCGGAAGAGCTCATCGAGCGCGAGAAGGCGATCTACCGCGAGAAGGCCAAGGAGAGCGGCAAGCCGGCGGCCATCATCGAGAAGATCCTCGAAGGCCAGATCAACAAGTTCTTCGGCGACATCTGCCTCCTCGAGCAGGCCTACGTGAAGGACCCGGACAAGACCATCCAGACCGTCCTCAACGAGACCATCGCTTCCATCGGCGAGAACATGAGCATCCGCCGCTTCGCCAAGTTCGTGCTGGGCGAAGGGCTCGCCAAGAAGGAGAATGATTTCGCGGCAGAGGTCGCCGCGGCGGCCGGCGTGTAA
- the ilvC gene encoding ketol-acid reductoisomerase, whose translation MGQNYFNTLPLRRQLQELGTCRFMDASEFSNGCEYVKGKKIVIVGCGAQGLNQGLNMRDSGLDVSYTLRKEAIEQKRQSYQNAVDNGFKVGSYEELLPTADIVMNLAPDKQHSNVVATVIPFMKQGAVFSYAHGFNIVEEGTQIRKDLTVVMIAPKCPGSEVRAEYKRGFGVPTLIAVHGENDPNGDGLEIAKAIASAQGGDRAGVLESSFVAEVKSDLMGEQTILCGMLQAGALLCFDKMTENGIAAPYAVKLIQYGWETITEALKHGGITNMMDRLSNPAKLVAYKLASELKDIMRPLFQKHMDDIMSGEFSRTMMEDWANDDVKLLTWREQTGQTAFEKTEAAGEISEQEYFDKAILMVAMVKAGVELAFETMVQTGIEPESAYYESLHETPLIANTIARKKLYEMNRVISDTAEYGCYLFSHACVPLLKDFMAAVGTDVIGKGLDVKDNSVDNQLLVAVNADIRNHLVEEVGAELRAAMKGMQKIV comes from the coding sequence ATGGGACAGAACTACTTCAACACCCTGCCGCTGCGTCGCCAGCTTCAGGAACTGGGCACCTGCCGCTTCATGGACGCTTCCGAGTTCTCCAACGGCTGCGAGTACGTCAAAGGCAAGAAGATCGTCATCGTGGGCTGCGGCGCGCAGGGGCTCAACCAGGGCCTCAACATGCGTGACAGCGGGCTGGACGTCTCCTACACCCTTCGCAAAGAGGCCATCGAGCAGAAGCGTCAGTCCTACCAGAACGCCGTGGACAACGGCTTCAAGGTCGGCTCCTACGAGGAACTCCTTCCCACCGCCGATATCGTCATGAACCTCGCCCCGGACAAGCAGCACAGCAACGTCGTGGCGACCGTCATCCCCTTCATGAAGCAGGGCGCCGTGTTCAGCTACGCCCACGGCTTCAACATCGTCGAGGAAGGGACCCAGATCCGCAAGGACCTGACCGTCGTCATGATCGCACCGAAGTGCCCCGGCTCCGAGGTGCGCGCCGAGTACAAGCGCGGCTTCGGCGTCCCCACCCTGATCGCGGTGCACGGAGAGAACGATCCCAACGGCGACGGCCTTGAGATCGCGAAAGCCATCGCCTCCGCACAGGGCGGCGACCGCGCCGGCGTGCTCGAGTCCTCCTTCGTCGCCGAGGTCAAGTCCGACCTCATGGGCGAGCAGACCATCCTCTGCGGGATGCTGCAGGCAGGCGCGCTTCTTTGCTTCGACAAGATGACCGAAAATGGCATCGCCGCCCCCTACGCCGTCAAACTGATCCAGTACGGCTGGGAGACCATCACCGAAGCGCTCAAGCACGGCGGCATCACCAACATGATGGACCGTCTCTCGAACCCCGCCAAGCTGGTTGCGTACAAACTCGCCTCCGAGCTCAAGGACATCATGCGCCCGCTGTTCCAGAAGCACATGGACGACATCATGAGCGGCGAGTTCTCCAGGACCATGATGGAAGACTGGGCCAACGATGACGTGAAGCTTCTCACCTGGCGGGAACAGACCGGCCAGACCGCTTTCGAGAAGACCGAGGCTGCCGGCGAGATCTCCGAGCAGGAATACTTCGACAAGGCGATCCTCATGGTCGCCATGGTCAAGGCCGGTGTCGAGCTCGCCTTCGAGACCATGGTTCAGACCGGCATAGAGCCGGAGAGCGCCTACTACGAGTCCCTGCACGAGACCCCGCTCATCGCTAACACCATCGCCAGGAAGAAGCTGTACGAGATGAACCGCGTCATCTCCGACACCGCCGAGTACGGCTGCTACCTCTTCTCCCATGCCTGCGTACCGCTTTTGAAGGACTTCATGGCCGCCGTCGGCACCGACGTGATCGGCAAAGGGCTCGACGTCAAGGACAACAGCGTCGACAACCAGCTTCTGGTTGCCGTCAACGCCGACATCCGCAACCACCTCGTGGAAGAAGTCGGCGCCGAGCTGCGCGCGGCCATGAAGGGTATGCAGAAAATCGTGTAA
- the rpsB gene encoding 30S ribosomal protein S2 produces the protein MSNITMKELLEAGVHFGHQTKRWNPKMKPYIFGARNGIYIIDLQKTVRLFKNAYSFVTDAAQAGETILFVGTKKQAQDSVAEEAQRCGQFYVNDRWLGGMLTNFSTVKQSIDRLKRLDAMIADGTIEAYTKKEQLKLAKEREKLEKTLGGIKGMGKVPGVLFVVDPKNEEIAVSEAKKLGIPVVAIVDTNCDPDDINYVIPGNDDAIRAIRLLTSKMADAVLEGGQARNARLQTGAEEEFSTEGEEVAEEVTAEA, from the coding sequence ATGTCGAACATCACCATGAAGGAACTGCTGGAAGCCGGCGTCCACTTCGGACACCAGACCAAGAGATGGAACCCGAAAATGAAGCCGTACATCTTCGGCGCTCGTAACGGGATCTACATCATCGACCTGCAGAAGACCGTAAGGCTCTTCAAGAACGCTTACAGCTTCGTGACCGACGCGGCGCAGGCTGGCGAAACCATCCTCTTCGTAGGGACCAAGAAGCAGGCCCAGGATTCCGTGGCCGAAGAGGCACAGCGTTGCGGGCAGTTCTACGTCAACGACCGTTGGCTGGGCGGCATGCTCACCAACTTCTCCACCGTAAAGCAGAGCATCGACCGTCTCAAGCGTCTGGACGCCATGATCGCTGACGGCACCATCGAGGCTTACACCAAGAAAGAGCAGCTCAAGCTCGCCAAGGAGCGCGAGAAGCTGGAGAAAACCCTGGGCGGCATCAAGGGGATGGGCAAGGTTCCGGGCGTGCTGTTCGTAGTCGACCCGAAGAACGAGGAGATCGCGGTCAGCGAAGCCAAGAAACTCGGCATCCCGGTCGTCGCCATCGTCGACACCAACTGCGACCCGGACGACATCAACTACGTCATCCCGGGCAACGACGACGCCATCCGCGCCATCCGCCTCTTGACCAGCAAGATGGCTGACGCCGTCCTCGAAGGGGGGCAGGCCCGCAACGCGCGTCTCCAGACCGGTGCCGAGGAAGAGTTCTCCACCGAGGGCGAGGAAGTGGCTGAAGAGGTTACCGCAGAGGCTTAA
- a CDS encoding DNA-binding protein has translation MTRLVKLLSLLILFAVLAAQQAGAADTKPKAIPLSGKVLETMDGGGYTYVNLQNGPEKVWVAIPLTKVKVGQQLSLMPGFEMKNFTSKGLNRKFDKVIFSGGLANAEKIQMSPSAIKAVHQGVPGAQGAAQGTAAPKAAPAAAPAPAPVSKSQKVTKAKGPNAYTIAEIYAKSKKLEKKPVVVRGRVVRVSQKIMKRNWIHLVDGTGSKAKKTDDLVITSQDLPREGDVVTVSGTLYNNLDFGSGYRYNVLVQDAKFKK, from the coding sequence ATGACACGATTGGTAAAACTTCTCTCTCTGTTGATCCTCTTCGCCGTACTGGCCGCACAGCAGGCCGGTGCCGCCGACACCAAACCCAAGGCGATCCCTCTCTCCGGAAAGGTACTGGAGACGATGGACGGCGGCGGCTACACCTATGTGAACCTGCAGAACGGTCCGGAAAAGGTGTGGGTTGCCATCCCGCTTACCAAGGTGAAGGTCGGGCAGCAGTTGTCGCTCATGCCTGGCTTCGAGATGAAGAACTTCACCAGCAAAGGACTGAACCGTAAGTTCGACAAGGTCATCTTCTCCGGTGGTCTCGCCAACGCTGAAAAGATCCAAATGAGCCCGTCCGCCATCAAGGCCGTGCACCAGGGTGTCCCGGGTGCGCAGGGTGCCGCGCAGGGAACTGCGGCGCCCAAGGCTGCGCCTGCCGCGGCGCCGGCACCTGCTCCGGTGTCCAAGAGCCAGAAGGTGACCAAGGCCAAGGGGCCCAACGCCTACACCATCGCCGAGATCTATGCCAAGAGCAAGAAACTCGAGAAGAAGCCGGTCGTGGTTCGCGGACGCGTGGTCAGGGTTTCGCAAAAGATCATGAAGAGAAACTGGATACATCTCGTGGACGGGACCGGATCGAAGGCCAAAAAGACCGACGACCTGGTGATCACTTCGCAGGACCTCCCCAGGGAAGGGGATGTGGTTACCGTTTCCGGCACCCTCTACAACAACCTCGACTTCGGCTCCGGCTACCGCTACAACGTCCTCGTGCAGGACGCGAAATTCAAGAAATAA
- a CDS encoding PilZ domain-containing protein → MEQRRFHRVNYSAPGELVHHDIKYRCRLENVSLRGALISADECLMVPLNESCRLTVPLAAGGEPLTITVSVVHCFFSMVGVKFTGFAGNSEARLFELLQQLTKEPDTLMQEWETLHKDSAASNDEGATLPEPVLAIV, encoded by the coding sequence ATGGAACAGCGGCGTTTTCACCGGGTCAATTACAGTGCACCCGGCGAACTGGTTCACCATGACATTAAATATCGTTGCCGCCTGGAAAACGTCAGCCTGCGGGGAGCCCTCATCAGCGCCGACGAATGCCTCATGGTGCCTTTAAACGAATCCTGCCGTCTCACGGTGCCACTTGCAGCGGGCGGGGAACCGTTGACGATCACGGTAAGCGTGGTGCACTGCTTCTTCTCGATGGTTGGTGTCAAGTTCACCGGGTTTGCCGGCAACTCGGAGGCGAGACTGTTCGAACTGCTGCAGCAACTCACCAAGGAACCGGACACGCTCATGCAGGAGTGGGAAACCTTGCACAAGGATAGTGCAGCTTCGAACGATGAGGGGGCAACTCTCCCCGAGCCGGTTCTGGCGATCGTCTGA
- the ilvY gene encoding HTH-type transcriptional activator IlvY: MDLRELEIFLTVAELRHFGRASQACNLSPSALTRTIQRMEEELEHPLFLRDNRTVTLSPAGERLKAYARLCLNEWQSLRSSMRNEQAVAGSLSIYASITAVYSLLPELLESYREKYPEVQLELRTGAAEQAVTQVQSGEIDLAVAAFPDGPRSNIQFLPIVTIPLIFIAPRHSGVVEVPVKGGRLDLSRAPLVLPQTGLSRRRLDQWLKEHRITPNITSEVSGNEAIIAMVRLGCGVGIVPQLVLERSPFREEVVVLDNAPVLKPYEVGLCTSKRTLQRPSVKAFWQLAEERSMA; encoded by the coding sequence ATGGATCTGCGGGAACTCGAAATATTTCTTACGGTGGCGGAGTTGAGGCACTTCGGACGGGCGAGCCAGGCGTGCAACTTGAGCCCGTCGGCCCTTACGCGCACCATCCAGCGCATGGAGGAGGAACTGGAACACCCGCTTTTCCTGCGCGACAACCGCACCGTGACGCTCTCGCCGGCGGGGGAGCGCCTGAAGGCCTACGCGCGACTTTGCCTTAACGAATGGCAAAGCCTCCGCTCCTCGATGAGGAACGAGCAGGCCGTGGCGGGATCCCTTTCCATCTACGCCTCCATCACTGCGGTGTACAGCCTCCTTCCGGAGCTGCTGGAGTCGTACCGGGAGAAGTACCCGGAGGTGCAGCTGGAGCTGAGGACGGGCGCGGCGGAGCAGGCGGTTACGCAGGTGCAAAGCGGCGAGATCGATCTGGCGGTTGCGGCGTTCCCGGATGGGCCGCGCTCGAACATACAGTTTCTACCTATCGTGACCATCCCGCTTATCTTCATAGCGCCCAGACACTCCGGCGTCGTCGAGGTTCCGGTCAAGGGAGGGCGCCTGGATCTCTCCCGCGCCCCTTTGGTGCTGCCGCAGACGGGGCTTTCGCGCAGGCGCCTCGACCAATGGCTCAAGGAGCACCGCATCACCCCCAACATCACATCGGAGGTTTCCGGTAACGAGGCGATCATCGCCATGGTGCGCCTCGGGTGCGGCGTCGGCATCGTGCCGCAACTGGTGCTGGAGCGGAGCCCGTTCCGGGAGGAAGTCGTTGTTTTGGACAACGCTCCGGTTTTGAAACCGTACGAGGTCGGACTCTGCACCAGCAAGAGGACTCTGCAGCGGCCGAGTGTGAAGGCGTTCTGGCAACTGGCGGAGGAACGGTCAATGGCCTGA
- the rpsF gene encoding 30S ribosomal protein S6, whose product MSRMYETIYIVQPDLGDEEIKALSTKVQDVIASMNGDFKRLEDWGTRKLAYPINKNPRGRYFYLRFDADAPLIAELERRLRLDDKVIRYQSVKLETEVVAPAAAPVKTAEEGTEEVAEAATEAPAETTTTVEV is encoded by the coding sequence ATGAGCAGGATGTACGAGACGATTTACATCGTCCAGCCGGACCTCGGTGACGAAGAGATCAAAGCTCTTTCCACCAAGGTGCAGGACGTGATCGCCAGCATGAACGGCGATTTCAAGAGGCTTGAAGACTGGGGTACCAGGAAGCTCGCTTACCCGATCAACAAGAACCCGCGTGGCCGTTACTTTTACCTCCGTTTCGACGCCGATGCCCCGCTGATCGCTGAGCTGGAGCGCCGTCTGCGTCTTGACGACAAGGTGATCAGGTACCAGAGCGTGAAGCTTGAGACGGAAGTCGTCGCCCCGGCGGCAGCTCCGGTCAAGACCGCCGAGGAAGGGACCGAGGAAGTGGCTGAAGCTGCTACCGAGGCTCCGGCCGAAACGACTACTACGGTGGAGGTATAA
- the rpsR gene encoding 30S ribosomal protein S18, whose product MADERAPQRTSSGPRKKRPFQRRKVCRFCADKQVSIDYKDPRTLRYFVSERGKIIPRRISGNCSKHQREITEAIKRARNIALLPIAGSHATA is encoded by the coding sequence ATGGCTGACGAGAGAGCACCCCAGAGAACCAGCAGCGGGCCGAGGAAGAAGCGTCCGTTCCAGCGTCGTAAGGTCTGCCGCTTCTGCGCAGACAAGCAGGTTTCCATCGATTACAAAGATCCCCGCACCCTCCGTTACTTCGTTTCGGAGCGCGGCAAGATCATCCCGCGCCGCATTTCCGGCAACTGCTCCAAGCACCAGAGGGAAATCACCGAGGCGATCAAGCGCGCCAGGAACATCGCGCTGCTTCCGATTGCCGGCAGCCACGCAACCGCCTAG
- a CDS encoding ribose-phosphate pyrophosphokinase, with the protein MENKIRVFSGNSNPVLAEKICDCLRVPLGKAKVRTFSDGEIMVEIGENVRGRDIYVVQSTCCPTNNNLMELLIMIDALKRASAATITTVIPYYGYARQDRKAAPRTPITSKLVADLITAAGADRVVTIDLHAGQIQGFFNIPVDNLYAAPVLLAHLKSRFADDLDNLVMVSPDAGGTERARAFAKRLGCTLAVIDKRRTGPNVAEIMHLIGDVKGKSAIILDDMIDTAGTLTQAALALKNHGASSVYACATHGVLSGPAIERINNSVIEKVVITDTVPLGEKAEQTDKLRVLSVADLLAEAIRRIHEDESVSSLFV; encoded by the coding sequence ATGGAAAACAAGATCAGGGTGTTCAGCGGTAATTCCAATCCGGTTCTGGCAGAGAAGATCTGTGACTGCCTGAGGGTCCCCCTGGGCAAGGCCAAGGTGAGGACCTTCTCCGACGGCGAGATCATGGTCGAGATCGGCGAGAACGTGCGCGGTCGTGACATCTACGTGGTTCAGTCCACCTGCTGCCCGACCAACAACAATCTGATGGAACTGCTCATCATGATCGACGCCCTGAAGAGGGCGTCGGCGGCAACCATCACCACCGTGATCCCGTACTACGGCTACGCGCGCCAGGACCGCAAGGCGGCTCCCAGGACCCCGATCACCTCGAAGCTGGTGGCCGATTTGATCACCGCTGCCGGCGCCGACCGCGTGGTGACGATCGACCTGCACGCCGGCCAGATCCAGGGCTTCTTCAACATCCCGGTGGACAACCTCTACGCCGCTCCGGTCCTTTTGGCCCACCTGAAGAGCCGGTTCGCCGACGATCTCGACAACCTCGTCATGGTTTCCCCGGACGCGGGGGGCACCGAGCGCGCCAGGGCCTTCGCCAAGAGGCTTGGCTGCACCCTCGCCGTGATCGACAAGCGCCGTACCGGTCCCAACGTCGCGGAGATCATGCACCTGATCGGTGACGTGAAGGGGAAGTCCGCCATCATCCTGGATGACATGATCGACACCGCCGGCACCCTGACCCAGGCCGCCCTGGCCCTTAAAAATCACGGCGCCTCCAGCGTCTACGCCTGCGCAACCCACGGCGTGCTCTCCGGCCCTGCGATCGAGAGGATCAACAATTCGGTCATCGAGAAGGTTGTCATCACCGACACCGTTCCGCTGGGCGAGAAGGCCGAACAAACCGACAAGCTCAGGGTGCTTTCCGTCGCAGACCTCCTGGCCGAGGCGATCCGCCGCATCCACGAGGATGAATCCGTCAGCTCCCTTTTCGTGTAG
- the rplI gene encoding 50S ribosomal protein L9 has protein sequence MKVILKENVEHLGHIGDIVKVAPGYARNYLLPKGFAIEATEKNAKALEHAKRHLEYKKNKVLEAAKLVAAKIEGLTLSIAHQAGADDKLFGAVTNMELAEQLKANGVEIDRKRIVLDEPIKHLGEFTAAVKLHPEVVATLKVVVTKA, from the coding sequence ATGAAGGTCATTCTCAAAGAAAACGTAGAACATCTCGGCCACATCGGCGACATCGTCAAGGTAGCACCGGGGTACGCCAGGAACTACCTGCTCCCGAAAGGCTTCGCCATCGAAGCTACCGAGAAGAACGCCAAGGCCCTCGAGCACGCCAAGCGTCACCTCGAATACAAGAAGAACAAGGTCCTCGAAGCGGCCAAGCTCGTCGCTGCCAAAATCGAGGGGCTGACCCTTTCCATCGCTCACCAGGCCGGTGCGGACGACAAGCTTTTCGGCGCCGTCACCAACATGGAACTGGCCGAGCAGCTCAAAGCCAACGGCGTTGAAATCGACCGCAAGCGCATCGTGCTCGACGAGCCGATCAAGCACCTGGGCGAGTTCACCGCTGCCGTGAAACTCCACCCGGAAGTGGTCGCCACCCTGAAAGTCGTGGTCACCAAGGCTTAA
- the pyrH gene encoding UMP kinase translates to MAEPYYKRVLLKLSGEALGGEQGYGIDPNTITAIAREVKQVVDLGVELCLVIGGGNIFRGVAASSKGMDRASADYMGMLATMINSLAMQDALEKVGVDTRVQSAIGMAEVAEPYIRRRAIRHLEKGRVVIFGAGTGNPYFTTDTAASLRAMEIGADVILKGTKVDGVYSADPNKDKNATKYSTLSYLEVLRKGLQVMDATAISLCMDNSLPIIVFDVTTDGNVVRVVNGEPIGTLVKEGE, encoded by the coding sequence ATGGCAGAACCGTATTACAAAAGAGTACTTCTCAAGCTTTCCGGCGAGGCCCTGGGGGGCGAGCAGGGGTACGGCATCGACCCCAACACCATCACCGCCATCGCCCGCGAGGTGAAGCAGGTGGTCGATCTCGGCGTCGAGCTGTGCCTGGTGATCGGCGGCGGCAACATCTTCCGCGGCGTCGCGGCCTCCTCCAAGGGGATGGATCGCGCCAGCGCCGACTACATGGGGATGCTCGCCACCATGATCAACTCCCTCGCCATGCAGGACGCCCTGGAGAAGGTCGGCGTCGACACCCGCGTCCAGTCCGCCATCGGCATGGCCGAGGTCGCCGAGCCCTACATCCGCCGGCGCGCCATCAGGCACCTGGAGAAGGGGAGGGTGGTCATCTTCGGAGCCGGCACCGGCAACCCCTACTTCACCACCGATACCGCGGCCAGCCTGCGGGCCATGGAGATCGGCGCCGACGTGATCCTCAAGGGGACCAAGGTCGACGGCGTCTACTCCGCCGACCCCAACAAGGACAAAAACGCCACCAAGTACAGCACGCTCAGCTACCTGGAAGTGCTCAGGAAGGGGCTCCAGGTGATGGACGCCACCGCGATCTCGCTGTGCATGGACAACAGCCTTCCGATCATCGTGTTCGACGTGACGACTGACGGCAATGTCGTGCGGGTTGTCAACGGCGAACCGATCGGCACTCTCGTGAAAGAAGGAGAATAG
- a CDS encoding YybS family protein, translated as MNPLQGKTFDVIKGSVTTVTLFLAFVYLPVVGTIPGLFASAPAAFYAVKQGRGTGLAIVLASCAILLGVGDPAAAAIYLLQAGVLSLALPEFLIRNKGGARSVIYSVAVTISVLLLAAVVYGMATGADLHAKISKGVQTSINQTSQIYQKAGVKGDELKALQDSMHQAGQLVVTIYPALVTVAYGMIASMNLMLLAGIAARLRMPLFVGDFRKYKNPEPLIWLLIVAGFGTLVPENIVHLASLNVLIVLGAVYSAQGFAIISFFFRKLQVPVFIRLLASLLLIFQPMMVLAVAALGVFDLWADFRSPNKQENL; from the coding sequence GTGAACCCGCTGCAGGGGAAGACTTTCGATGTGATCAAGGGGAGCGTCACTACGGTGACGCTCTTCCTTGCTTTCGTCTACCTTCCCGTTGTAGGCACCATCCCCGGCCTCTTCGCCTCGGCACCGGCCGCGTTCTACGCGGTCAAGCAGGGGAGGGGGACCGGGCTGGCGATAGTCCTTGCCAGCTGCGCCATTCTCCTCGGCGTCGGCGATCCCGCCGCGGCGGCCATCTACCTCTTGCAGGCAGGTGTGCTCTCCCTGGCGCTTCCCGAGTTCCTTATCCGGAACAAGGGGGGGGCACGCTCCGTCATCTATTCGGTGGCGGTCACCATCTCGGTCCTGCTGCTCGCCGCCGTGGTCTACGGAATGGCAACGGGCGCCGACCTGCACGCGAAGATCAGCAAGGGCGTGCAGACGAGCATCAACCAGACCTCGCAGATCTACCAGAAGGCGGGAGTCAAGGGGGACGAGCTCAAGGCGCTGCAGGACTCGATGCACCAGGCCGGGCAGCTGGTGGTCACCATCTACCCGGCCCTGGTAACCGTGGCCTACGGGATGATCGCCAGCATGAACCTGATGCTCCTTGCCGGGATAGCGGCGCGCCTGCGCATGCCGTTGTTCGTAGGGGACTTCAGGAAGTACAAGAATCCGGAGCCGCTGATCTGGCTCTTGATCGTTGCCGGTTTCGGCACCCTGGTGCCGGAAAACATCGTGCACCTTGCCTCCCTGAACGTGCTGATCGTCCTCGGGGCGGTCTACTCGGCGCAGGGGTTTGCGATCATCAGCTTTTTCTTCCGGAAACTCCAGGTTCCGGTGTTCATCAGACTTTTGGCGAGCCTGCTCCTGATCTTCCAGCCCATGATGGTGCTGGCGGTGGCGGCGCTGGGCGTATTTGATCTCTGGGCGGACTTCAGGTCCCCCAATAAACAGGAAAACCTGTAA